In Frondihabitans sp. PAMC 28766, a genomic segment contains:
- a CDS encoding MFS transporter — translation MTAVTRSTAPTRSSIPTDASPRNGVASALDSIGFTRAQFAVLMLILAGEFFDTLEQNSVGAMATNIKTSLSIGDVQLTTINTATVVGGLIGRFVAGWLADRYGRRFSLSLNLLVYTLGGLLSAVAFNYDMLLVSRLIVGIGVGGEFMIGIAMLSEMVATRFRGGLIATINVGAGGVGNFISYGFFLLLLGPLAAPLGGNDTVWRWSFALLAIPALFVVLFRRRLPETPRWLLSNGRVDDANRSLAILASNSLKPSADAKSPVTLTQADLPPVALHSSPAAVFQRLVLRRTISIGIASWMAFGSQVTLNFLMPTLLVERGYSVSQSLLYTMIMNIGSLLGCTAAALIANRVGRKAAVTTAGILGCLTALAFAGFGNDTALILVLGALFQFFTMVTNTTLAAWTAEVYPTAIRASGASIVNGIGNIAGAVMPFLAIALYGHFAFAGVFSLAAVMYLILVVASRFAPRPGAARSKT, via the coding sequence ATGACTGCTGTGACCCGCTCCACCGCTCCGACCCGCTCTTCGATTCCCACCGACGCCTCCCCCCGCAACGGCGTCGCCTCCGCTCTCGACTCGATCGGCTTCACCCGTGCCCAGTTCGCGGTGCTGATGCTCATCCTCGCCGGCGAGTTCTTCGACACCCTCGAGCAGAACTCGGTCGGCGCGATGGCCACCAACATCAAGACGTCGCTGAGCATCGGCGACGTCCAGCTGACCACGATCAACACGGCGACCGTCGTCGGCGGCCTCATCGGCCGCTTCGTCGCCGGCTGGCTCGCCGACCGCTACGGCCGCCGCTTCTCGCTCAGCCTCAACCTGCTCGTCTACACGCTGGGCGGCCTGCTCAGCGCGGTGGCGTTCAACTACGACATGCTGCTCGTCAGCCGCCTCATCGTCGGCATCGGCGTCGGCGGCGAGTTCATGATCGGCATCGCGATGCTCTCCGAGATGGTCGCGACCCGCTTCCGCGGCGGCCTGATCGCGACGATCAACGTCGGCGCCGGCGGCGTGGGCAACTTCATCTCGTACGGCTTCTTCCTGCTGCTCCTCGGCCCGCTCGCGGCCCCGCTCGGCGGCAACGACACGGTCTGGCGCTGGTCGTTCGCCCTGCTCGCGATCCCTGCCCTGTTCGTCGTCCTCTTCCGTCGGCGCCTGCCCGAGACCCCGCGCTGGCTGCTCTCGAACGGCCGCGTCGACGACGCCAACCGCTCTCTCGCGATCCTGGCCTCGAACAGCCTGAAGCCGTCGGCCGACGCGAAGTCGCCCGTCACGCTGACCCAGGCCGACCTGCCCCCGGTCGCCCTGCACTCGTCACCCGCCGCCGTCTTCCAGCGCCTCGTGCTGCGTCGCACCATCTCGATCGGCATCGCGTCGTGGATGGCCTTCGGGTCGCAGGTCACCCTGAACTTCCTCATGCCGACCCTGCTCGTCGAGCGCGGCTACTCGGTCTCGCAGAGCCTCCTCTACACGATGATCATGAACATCGGGTCGCTGCTCGGCTGCACCGCCGCGGCTCTGATCGCGAACCGCGTGGGCCGGAAGGCGGCCGTCACGACCGCCGGGATCCTGGGCTGCCTGACCGCGCTGGCGTTCGCCGGGTTCGGCAACGACACCGCGCTGATCCTGGTGCTCGGCGCCCTGTTCCAGTTCTTCACGATGGTGACGAACACGACCCTCGCCGCCTGGACGGCCGAGGTCTACCCGACCGCGATCCGCGCCTCGGGAGCCTCGATCGTCAACGGCATCGGCAACATCGCCGGCGCGGTCATGCCCTTCCTCGCGATCGCTCTCTACGGCCACTTCGCCTTCGCCGGAGTCTTCAGCCTCGCCGCGGTCATGTATCTGATCCTGGTCGTCGCGTCGCGCTTCGCCCCGAGACCCGGGGCCGCTCGCTCGAAGACGTGA